From the genome of Streptomyces sp. NBC_01317, one region includes:
- a CDS encoding helix-turn-helix domain-containing protein has protein sequence MPQHPSATARQAREALAARLRDLRLDVGISGRELAVRCAWSESKTSRIENARTQPSDADIRSWCVACHAADRSEDLVAANRQSTEANVEWRRLQRSGLRNLQEAGAPLYERTARFRAYCSDVVPGFLQTPDYATALLTSIASFRGTRHDVEEAVAARLRRNRVVHEDRRQFFLVMEESVLRYRIGDDRTMSAQLDHLLSFTARPHVNLGVIPFSAVRTMWPLPTFTVFDAERVHADTLDAAVTLTQPSQVDLYARAFDLLARHSVRGESARKLISDAAERLRRA, from the coding sequence ATGCCCCAGCACCCCTCCGCCACCGCCCGCCAGGCCCGCGAGGCGCTCGCGGCACGCCTGCGCGATCTGCGGCTCGACGTTGGGATCTCGGGGCGTGAACTGGCCGTCAGGTGCGCGTGGTCCGAGTCGAAGACATCGCGGATCGAGAACGCCCGTACGCAGCCGTCGGATGCGGACATCCGAAGCTGGTGCGTGGCCTGTCATGCCGCCGACCGGTCGGAGGACCTGGTCGCGGCCAACAGGCAGTCCACCGAGGCGAATGTGGAGTGGCGGCGGCTTCAACGCTCCGGTCTACGAAACCTTCAGGAGGCGGGCGCGCCACTCTACGAACGTACGGCGCGATTCCGTGCGTACTGCTCCGACGTAGTGCCTGGCTTTCTACAGACGCCGGATTACGCGACCGCGCTGCTCACTTCCATTGCGTCCTTCCGAGGCACCCGGCACGACGTGGAGGAAGCTGTCGCGGCGAGGCTGAGGCGCAACAGAGTCGTACATGAAGACCGGCGTCAGTTCTTCCTCGTGATGGAGGAATCCGTTCTCCGGTACCGCATCGGCGACGACAGGACGATGTCCGCCCAGCTCGACCACCTCTTGTCGTTCACGGCCCGCCCCCATGTCAACCTGGGCGTGATTCCGTTCTCGGCCGTACGCACCATGTGGCCCTTGCCGACCTTCACCGTGTTCGACGCCGAACGCGTGCACGCCGACACACTGGACGCCGCCGTGACCTTGACCCAGCCGAGTCAGGTCGATCTGTACGCCAGAGCGTTCGACCTCCTCGCACGGCACTCCGTACGAGGAGAGTCTGCGCGGAAGCTGATCTCTGACGCTGCGGAACGTCTTCGCAGAGCCTGA